In Poecile atricapillus isolate bPoeAtr1 unplaced genomic scaffold, bPoeAtr1.hap1 scaffold_221, whole genome shotgun sequence, one DNA window encodes the following:
- the LOC131574301 gene encoding nuclear RNA export factor 1-like, whose amino-acid sequence MFIAVPAGNSGLCIVNDELFVRGASPEELRKAFALPAPTPSSSPVPTLTAEQQEMLAAFAMQSGMNLEWSQKCLQDNDWDYGQAGQVFTQLKLEGKIPEVAFLK is encoded by the exons ATGTTCATCGCGGTGCCGGCCGGGAACAGCGG GCTGTGCATCGTCAATGATGAGCTGTTTGTGCGCGGGGCCAGCCCCGAGGAGCTGCGCAAAGCCTTCGCTCTGCCGGCGCCCACGCCCTCCTCCAGCCCCGTGCCCACGCTGACGGCCgagcagcaggagatgctggCGGCCTTCGCCATGCAGTCGGGCATGAACCTCGAGTGGTCCCAGAA GTGCCTCCAGGACAACGACTGGGATTACGGCCAGGCCGGCCAGGTTTTCACCCAGCTCAAG cTGGAAGGGAAGATTCCAGAGGTCGCGTTTCTCAAGTGA
- the TMEM223 gene encoding transmembrane protein 223, with protein sequence MAARAALEAAAVSRDVVLFQHDRSRFFRLVGLFCAGQGLFWAYLAHFAFTALRPTPAPGPGPDDPLRPRDNKWRYGFTASCLTVGSLVLAAGWLLPLRSVHRVTLLRGGSAVTIGTPGPLGLGRRSFTVPLRDVSGRAHRAEVAAAIPIKVRGRPFFFLLDKAGQLSDPRLFDLTVGAFRKF encoded by the exons ATGGCGGCGCGGGCGGCGCTGGAGGCCGCGGCCGTGTCGCGGGACGTGGTTCTGTTCCAGCACGACCGCAGCCGCTTCTTCCGCCTCGTGGGGCTCTTCTGCGCGGGGCAGGGGCTCTTCTGGGCCTACCTGGCTCACTTCGCCTTCACGGCGCTGCGCCCCACGCCCGCTCCCGGACCCGGTCCCGACGATCCGCTGCGACCCCGCGACAACAAATGGCGCTACGGGTTCACGGCGTCCTGCCTCACCGTCG GCTCGCTGGTGCTGGCGGCGGGCTGGCTGCTGCCGCTGCGCTCCGTTCACCGGGTGACGCTGCTGCGGGGCGGCTCCGCCGTCACCATCGGGACCCCCGGGCCGCTGGGGCTGGGCCGCCGCTCCTTCACGGTGCCGCTCCGGGACGTGTCCGGCCGCGCTCACCGGGCAGAGGTGGCCGCCGCCATCCCCATCAAGGTGCGGGGCCGCCCCTTCTTCTTCCTGCTGGACAAGGCCGGGCAGCTCAGCGACCCCCGGCTCTTCGATCTCACCGTGGGCGCCTTCCGAAAGTTCTAG